The Streptomyces sp. P9-A4 genome contains a region encoding:
- a CDS encoding TadE family type IV pilus minor pilin, which translates to MRRSDRGFVTVEAAMVLPVLALFTVVLLWALAAAAAQIRCVDAARAGARSVARSEPVATAEAVARDAAPGGARVSVTRSGELWRVTVEAAAPGPRGMGLTLRADAAALAEDGGPP; encoded by the coding sequence ATGCGTCGTTCTGACCGGGGGTTCGTGACCGTGGAGGCGGCGATGGTCCTGCCCGTCCTGGCGCTGTTCACGGTGGTCCTGCTCTGGGCGCTCGCGGCGGCCGCCGCCCAGATCCGGTGCGTGGACGCGGCCCGGGCCGGTGCCCGGTCCGTCGCCCGCTCCGAGCCGGTGGCCACCGCGGAGGCCGTCGCACGGGACGCCGCGCCCGGGGGCGCCCGGGTGTCGGTGACGCGGTCGGGAGAGCTGTGGCGGGTGACGGTGGAGGCGGCGGCCCCGGGCCCCCGGGGCATGGGGCTCACCCTGCGGGCGGACGCGGCGGCCCTCGCGGAGGACGGAGGCCCACCGTGA
- a CDS encoding DUF4244 domain-containing protein, with translation MTGKAGGTGMAGVAGKAAVDGWWRARREAARRDTGMTTSEYAVGTIAAAGFAAVLYKIVTSGTVSGALESVIGKALDASF, from the coding sequence ATGACGGGTAAGGCGGGCGGGACGGGTATGGCGGGTGTGGCGGGCAAGGCGGCGGTGGATGGCTGGTGGCGGGCGCGGCGGGAGGCCGCGCGTCGCGACACGGGGATGACCACGTCCGAGTACGCGGTGGGCACGATCGCCGCGGCGGGATTCGCCGCCGTGCTCTACAAGATCGTGACGAGTGGGACGGTCTCGGGCGCACTGGAGTCGGTGATCGGGAAGGCGCTCGATGCGTCGTTCTGA
- a CDS encoding type II secretion system F family protein produces the protein MDELRLGALPAAALVGCVQGARAVMCGRRARGTRRRLGSLFPAAAPPPPRARSGIPDRWGKWAAPLGAAGLGWVLFGVLGGLLAGVLVGVGVRRRALRRSVPPADEEAAVRDLPLAADLLAACASAGAGPGEAAEAVGRSLGGPLGERLTRTAAELRLGGEPAEVWRRFGAMPGALGLARCMERAGSSGAPAAEAVARQATALRSARARAAAIRARRAQVLISAPVGLCFLPAFLAVGVAPVVIGLATGLLDG, from the coding sequence ATCGACGAACTTCGGCTGGGGGCGCTGCCGGCCGCGGCGCTGGTCGGGTGCGTGCAGGGCGCCCGGGCGGTGATGTGCGGACGGCGGGCGCGCGGGACGCGGCGACGGCTGGGGAGCCTCTTCCCGGCGGCGGCGCCTCCGCCGCCGAGGGCCCGGTCCGGGATCCCGGACCGGTGGGGGAAATGGGCGGCGCCCTTGGGGGCGGCCGGTCTCGGCTGGGTGCTGTTCGGGGTGCTCGGAGGGCTGTTGGCCGGGGTCCTGGTCGGCGTGGGCGTGCGAAGGAGAGCCCTGCGGCGGTCGGTCCCGCCGGCCGACGAGGAGGCGGCGGTGCGCGATCTACCGCTGGCCGCCGACCTGTTGGCCGCCTGTGCCTCGGCCGGAGCCGGGCCGGGAGAGGCGGCGGAGGCGGTGGGCAGATCGCTGGGCGGCCCGCTGGGTGAGCGCCTGACCCGTACGGCGGCCGAGCTGCGGCTCGGCGGTGAACCGGCCGAGGTGTGGCGGAGGTTCGGCGCGATGCCGGGCGCACTGGGGCTGGCCCGCTGCATGGAGCGGGCCGGTTCCTCGGGAGCGCCGGCGGCGGAGGCCGTCGCCCGGCAGGCGACCGCGCTGCGGTCGGCACGGGCCCGCGCGGCGGCGATCAGGGCGCGCCGGGCGCAGGTGCTGATCAGCGCGCCCGTGGGGCTCTGCTTCCTGCCCGCCTTCCTGGCGGTGGGGGTGGCTCCGGTGGTGATCGGCCTCGCTACGGGACTTCTGGATGGGTGA